Proteins from one Dysgonomonas sp. HDW5A genomic window:
- a CDS encoding glycosyltransferase translates to MIRFSFITCTYNRDKYIAQTLESVCKQTFSPLDYEVIVVDNNSTDSTAGICEEFRQKYSDRQFRYFKEINQGLSFALNRGIKEARGEYIIFVDDDETIIAQHLERLDNYLKNYPDAELVASPVIPVYEEAQPKWMSHYTQRLIGGYFDQGNQPKKLEAKNYPGTGHTIIKRELYEKYGYYNTELGRKGNSLIGAEDKDMFSRLKKNNIDCYYFPDIPIYHHIPAQKLTDEFFQKLTYSIGKSERIRTLSVSKKEYQRRLMNESIKWVASLVLCFGYTVTLSPQKGIRLLQFRWNVTKGLLGK, encoded by the coding sequence ATGATAAGATTTTCGTTCATAACCTGCACCTATAATCGGGATAAATATATTGCACAAACTCTTGAGTCTGTTTGCAAACAAACATTTAGTCCTTTAGATTACGAAGTAATTGTTGTTGACAATAACAGCACTGATTCTACAGCAGGTATATGTGAGGAGTTCAGACAAAAATACTCTGATCGTCAATTCAGATACTTTAAAGAGATTAATCAAGGATTGTCTTTTGCTCTCAACAGAGGAATAAAGGAAGCTCGAGGCGAATATATTATTTTCGTGGACGATGATGAAACCATTATCGCCCAACATTTGGAGCGTTTGGACAACTATCTGAAAAATTATCCGGATGCAGAGCTTGTTGCATCGCCCGTTATCCCTGTATACGAAGAAGCACAACCTAAGTGGATGTCTCATTATACACAACGCCTTATCGGAGGATACTTTGATCAGGGCAATCAACCCAAAAAGTTAGAAGCAAAAAATTATCCGGGTACTGGGCATACCATTATCAAAAGAGAGCTTTACGAAAAGTACGGATATTATAACACCGAACTTGGTCGTAAAGGAAATTCATTGATAGGAGCAGAGGATAAAGACATGTTTAGTCGTCTGAAGAAAAATAATATCGACTGTTATTATTTTCCCGATATTCCGATATATCATCATATACCCGCTCAGAAACTGACTGATGAGTTTTTTCAGAAACTGACTTATTCCATTGGTAAGAGCGAGCGAATACGCACCCTTTCCGTATCAAAAAAAGAATATCAAAGGAGGTTGATGAACGAAAGTATAAAATGGGTGGCATCCTTGGTTTTATGCTTCGGATATACGGTTACTCTTTCGCCTCAAAAAGGAATTCGTTTGCTACAATTCAGATGGAATGTAACTAAAGGTTTATTAGGTAAGTAA
- a CDS encoding BT_3928 family protein has translation MGKTKDIILKTVVEISRILLGITFVFSGFVKAIDPLGTTYKIQDYLTSFGLVNFHDIALPISIILCAGEFCLGIFMLFGLYRKWTSRLLFLVMLFMTPLTLYLAIANPVKDCGCFGDALIITNWQTFFKNIVLLACAIVVLIWHQKITNLFTGKFYWFVGLYIIACSIAFCVYSILNEPIIDFRPYKVGADIPKLMTVEEDKAPVFENVFIYEKDGVKKEFTEDNYPWEDSTWVFVDRQSKLIKEGEEPLIRDFSITRLYLNQDRTEIEGEEDITTEVLSDSSYTFLMIAYSLSDMQEDYLSSFEDVNNYAKDHQYKFYCLTSSPRDLILQLEKENITNFDFALSDERSLKTIVRSNPGLILLKNGVVINKWSDRNVPTESYLNKPIEELSIANMPDTKQESKRYLYIVAIILFTPLIVIKLLDALLYHRKSVTDNNNTNEKIN, from the coding sequence ATGGGAAAGACAAAAGATATTATATTAAAAACGGTTGTTGAAATTTCGCGCATTTTACTCGGAATTACATTTGTTTTTTCGGGTTTTGTAAAAGCCATAGATCCACTTGGCACAACCTATAAGATACAAGATTACCTGACCTCATTCGGATTGGTCAATTTCCATGATATTGCATTGCCCATATCAATCATATTATGTGCGGGTGAGTTTTGCCTGGGCATATTTATGCTATTTGGTCTTTACAGGAAATGGACATCCCGCCTTCTGTTTCTAGTGATGCTTTTTATGACTCCCCTCACTCTTTATCTGGCAATAGCTAATCCTGTAAAGGACTGCGGATGCTTTGGAGATGCCCTCATAATAACTAATTGGCAAACTTTCTTCAAGAATATTGTACTATTGGCTTGTGCGATAGTTGTACTCATCTGGCATCAGAAAATTACAAATCTGTTCACGGGAAAATTCTACTGGTTCGTAGGACTCTACATCATTGCATGCAGTATTGCTTTTTGTGTATACAGCATTCTGAATGAGCCCATCATCGATTTCCGACCTTATAAAGTTGGAGCCGATATTCCTAAGCTAATGACCGTAGAAGAGGATAAAGCCCCAGTCTTTGAGAATGTCTTTATTTACGAAAAAGATGGTGTGAAAAAAGAGTTTACAGAAGATAACTATCCTTGGGAAGATTCAACATGGGTATTTGTAGATAGACAAAGTAAGCTGATAAAAGAAGGTGAAGAACCTTTGATTCGTGATTTTTCGATCACACGTTTATATTTAAATCAAGACCGAACCGAAATAGAAGGTGAAGAAGATATTACTACAGAAGTATTAAGTGATAGCAGCTATACTTTCCTTATGATTGCATATTCTCTTTCAGATATGCAAGAAGATTATTTAAGTTCTTTTGAGGATGTGAACAACTATGCAAAAGACCATCAGTATAAGTTTTATTGTCTCACCTCATCTCCTCGCGATCTTATTCTTCAACTGGAGAAAGAAAATATTACTAACTTTGATTTTGCTCTATCGGATGAGAGAAGCCTAAAAACAATTGTACGCTCCAATCCGGGTTTAATTTTACTAAAGAACGGGGTAGTTATCAATAAATGGTCAGACAGAAATGTTCCTACCGAAAGTTATTTAAACAAACCGATAGAGGAGCTTTCGATAGCCAATATGCCCGATACAAAACAAGAAAGCAAAAGGTATTTGTATATTGTTGCTATCATATTATTTACACCATTAATTGTAATTAAATTACTGGATGCATTATTATATCATCGAAAGAGTGTTACAGATAATAATAACACCAACGAAAAGATAAATTAA
- a CDS encoding peptidoglycan DD-metalloendopeptidase family protein, with the protein MNLKTIKAYSLATLLFLPLCAFAQTPQDDKNDSRVELTYKQRHSKPANDLYADGIKIKRDLSLIKEAQEERIMDMDEIPQDELYGGVWNNRYVNVYGSVENVPETFKVDLSNFTMPTMGYTTSNYGRRGRRTHHGIDLKVQVGDTIYAAFDGKVRVCEYERRGYGYYVVIRHPNGLETVYGHLSKFLVSDNDVVKSGDPIALGGNTGRSTGSHLHFETRFLGRSINPIDIIDFENKVCHRDTYMVHTSTLGTPGRAARSVANTSSRSSAKSTNKYATGTVSYYRIKKGDTLGRIAKIHGVTIKQLCKLNNMSTTETLRLGKSLRVS; encoded by the coding sequence GTGAATTTAAAAACGATTAAAGCGTACTCCTTAGCGACGCTCTTATTTCTACCCTTGTGCGCTTTTGCCCAAACGCCGCAAGATGACAAAAACGACAGTCGAGTCGAGCTTACCTATAAGCAAAGACACAGTAAACCAGCAAACGATCTCTATGCTGATGGTATAAAAATCAAAAGAGATCTATCCCTTATCAAAGAAGCTCAGGAAGAGCGTATAATGGATATGGATGAAATCCCACAAGACGAGCTATATGGTGGAGTATGGAATAACCGTTATGTAAATGTTTATGGTTCTGTAGAAAACGTGCCAGAAACATTTAAGGTCGACTTATCCAATTTCACAATGCCGACTATGGGTTACACCACATCTAATTATGGACGCCGTGGCAGACGTACTCATCACGGAATCGATCTGAAGGTACAAGTTGGAGATACAATATACGCCGCCTTCGATGGCAAGGTTCGTGTTTGCGAATACGAAAGAAGAGGCTACGGATACTATGTAGTAATTCGCCATCCTAATGGACTTGAAACTGTTTACGGTCACTTATCTAAATTTTTGGTATCAGACAATGATGTTGTAAAATCAGGAGATCCTATTGCTCTTGGAGGAAATACAGGAAGATCTACAGGTTCACACCTACACTTCGAGACCCGCTTTTTAGGCAGATCAATCAATCCGATAGATATTATAGATTTTGAGAATAAAGTATGCCATCGCGATACATACATGGTGCATACTAGCACTTTAGGTACTCCGGGGAGAGCAGCCCGTTCTGTTGCTAATACATCAAGTCGGTCTTCGGCTAAAAGCACAAACAAATATGCCACCGGTACTGTTTCGTATTACCGCATAAAGAAAGGTGATACTTTAGGCCGAATTGCCAAAATACACGGAGTTACAATTAAACAATTGTGTAAGCTTAATAATATGTCGACAACAGAAACTTTGAGGTTAGGAAAAAGCCTGAGAGTATCTTAA
- a CDS encoding response regulator transcription factor has protein sequence MRNLIIADTQDITRLGIKYLVKDFEQISHIYDVDTKSALIQLLSENEDGLIVLDYTLFDFTSINDLQMLSERYPKSDWILFSDELSDSFLKQMQANGLVFSVVLKSSSLDEIDAAIRSALFSESYFCKRVDNHIKSLTRSLESASDHNLTNTEREILKEIALGRTTKEIAAERNLSFHTIITHRKNIFRKLEVNNVHEATKYAMKAGIVDVSEYYI, from the coding sequence ATGAGAAACCTGATCATCGCAGATACGCAAGATATAACACGTTTAGGGATTAAATATCTGGTGAAAGATTTTGAACAAATCTCTCATATCTATGATGTTGATACTAAATCTGCCTTGATACAGTTGTTGTCTGAGAACGAAGACGGATTGATTGTTTTGGATTATACTTTGTTTGATTTCACATCTATTAACGATTTGCAAATGTTGAGTGAACGTTATCCAAAATCAGACTGGATTCTTTTTTCTGACGAATTGAGCGATTCTTTTCTAAAGCAGATGCAAGCTAACGGATTGGTTTTTAGTGTTGTTTTGAAATCAAGCTCATTGGATGAAATAGATGCTGCTATTCGCTCGGCTCTTTTTAGTGAGAGTTATTTTTGTAAAAGAGTCGATAATCATATCAAAAGTTTGACCCGTTCTTTGGAGTCAGCCTCTGATCATAATTTGACGAATACAGAACGAGAAATTCTTAAAGAAATAGCTTTAGGAAGAACAACCAAAGAGATAGCTGCTGAAAGGAATCTGAGTTTTCACACCATTATAACCCACCGGAAGAATATATTCCGAAAATTGGAAGTAAACAACGTACATGAGGCAACCAAATATGCAATGAAGGCCGGAATTGTTGATGTATCGGAGTATTATATTTGA
- the ndk gene encoding nucleoside-diphosphate kinase yields MEKTLVILKPSAIQRGHIGDVISRFERKGLRLAGMKMIQLDDAILSEHYANLKDKPYFQRVKNSMMVCPVIVQCWEGVEAIKVVRSITGATNGREAAAGTIRGDFSISSQENIVHASDSAESAQIELARFFNENELFDYKLWVLPNLYANDEI; encoded by the coding sequence ATGGAAAAAACCCTTGTTATACTAAAGCCTTCAGCGATTCAGCGAGGACATATCGGAGATGTTATATCTCGATTCGAACGCAAAGGACTACGATTGGCAGGGATGAAAATGATACAGTTGGATGATGCTATTCTAAGTGAGCATTATGCGAACTTAAAAGACAAACCCTATTTTCAACGTGTTAAGAATTCGATGATGGTATGCCCTGTGATTGTTCAATGCTGGGAAGGCGTGGAGGCAATAAAAGTTGTAAGGAGTATTACCGGAGCAACAAATGGACGTGAAGCTGCAGCAGGCACAATCAGAGGAGACTTTTCAATCAGTTCTCAAGAAAACATTGTACATGCATCCGATTCAGCAGAGTCTGCTCAGATTGAACTTGCACGATTCTTTAATGAGAACGAACTATTCGACTACAAACTTTGGGTTCTACCTAATCTGTATGCGAATGATGAGATATAA
- a CDS encoding DUF1599 domain-containing protein — MPNTEQQFKHIISICRTLFEKKLTDYGASWRILRPQSVTDQILIKAKRIRSLEQKGVSKIDEGINSEFIGIVNYGVIGLIQLHLKATDMVDLNTHEALELYDKYINETTNLMFAKNHDYGEAWRSMRISSFTDLILVKLYRTKQIENNEGQTLVSEGIDANYMDMINYSIFGLIKLEFPTDSE; from the coding sequence ATGCCAAATACGGAACAACAGTTCAAACATATTATATCGATTTGCAGAACCCTTTTTGAAAAGAAGCTTACCGACTATGGTGCATCATGGCGCATTCTCCGCCCACAATCGGTAACAGACCAGATATTGATAAAGGCAAAACGGATAAGAAGTCTCGAACAAAAAGGCGTAAGCAAAATTGATGAAGGTATAAACTCGGAGTTTATAGGCATTGTCAATTATGGCGTTATCGGGTTGATTCAATTACATCTTAAGGCTACCGACATGGTTGATTTAAACACTCACGAGGCCTTGGAATTGTATGATAAATATATAAACGAGACTACTAATCTTATGTTTGCCAAAAACCATGATTATGGGGAAGCCTGGCGCAGTATGCGTATAAGCTCGTTTACTGATTTAATATTGGTAAAACTATACAGAACGAAACAAATAGAGAACAACGAAGGACAAACATTGGTATCGGAAGGCATTGATGCCAATTACATGGACATGATTAATTATTCTATTTTCGGATTAATTAAACTCGAATTTCCGACAGACAGCGAATAA
- the queG gene encoding tRNA epoxyqueuosine(34) reductase QueG: protein MHDKNTISQQIKDYALSIGFDACGICQVEEIEVIESNHYQEWIDKGYQADMDYMARNVEKRCDPTLLVDNAKSIISLALNYFPHERQPETAPQFAYYAYGKDYHDVMKAKLQLLFEYIKTLISNVNGRVFCDTAPVLERYWAAKAGLGFIGKNTLLIIPKRGSYFFLGEIIINTALSYDTPLNLSCGKCTRCLSACPTNAIEKPHLLNANKCISYQTIENKGEIDKTIVPLLNNRMYGCDICQQICPWNRYARPHSTPEFTPSQEFLSMDYEKIASMAVEDYQRIFKGSAVKRAKYSGLMRNFRALQNTSEE, encoded by the coding sequence ATGCACGATAAAAATACAATTTCTCAACAAATTAAAGACTATGCCCTGTCCATAGGATTCGATGCGTGTGGCATATGCCAAGTTGAAGAAATTGAAGTTATAGAAAGCAATCATTACCAAGAGTGGATCGACAAAGGCTATCAGGCTGATATGGACTATATGGCTCGCAATGTCGAAAAGAGATGCGACCCTACCCTATTGGTAGATAATGCCAAGTCGATCATAAGCCTTGCCTTAAATTACTTTCCACACGAGCGGCAACCCGAAACAGCTCCTCAATTTGCATACTATGCATATGGCAAAGATTACCACGATGTAATGAAAGCAAAACTACAGCTTCTGTTTGAATATATAAAGACTCTTATCTCAAATGTTAACGGACGGGTATTTTGCGATACTGCTCCTGTTTTGGAACGATATTGGGCTGCAAAAGCAGGGTTAGGATTTATCGGAAAGAACACTTTACTTATAATTCCTAAACGTGGCTCTTACTTCTTTTTAGGGGAGATTATTATAAATACAGCACTATCGTACGACACGCCTCTCAATCTATCCTGTGGCAAGTGCACACGCTGTTTAAGTGCATGCCCGACCAATGCTATAGAGAAGCCTCATTTGTTAAATGCAAACAAATGTATCTCTTACCAAACTATAGAGAATAAAGGGGAAATAGATAAAACCATAGTCCCTCTACTCAACAACAGAATGTATGGTTGCGATATTTGTCAACAGATATGTCCGTGGAACAGATACGCTCGTCCTCATTCAACGCCTGAGTTTACGCCAAGTCAAGAATTTTTATCGATGGATTATGAAAAGATTGCCTCTATGGCAGTAGAAGATTATCAACGGATATTTAAAGGCTCGGCAGTAAAAAGGGCTAAATATTCGGGACTGATGAGAAATTTTAGGGCATTACAAAATACTTCTGAAGAATAG
- a CDS encoding YfhO family protein, giving the protein MIQEEKPILKKLLQHVIAIVCFLAVTFIYFSPLLEGKVLPQSDVQQYKGMSRELAQYYEKEGQSSAWTGSMFSGMPAYQIGIWGGSPNFLDYLEAPVKALGSSSAGAVFAGMLMAYILFCVMGVGFFPAILGAVAYSLSSYNIIILDAGHVTKAWAIAYLPLIVAGLAACFKRKYLMAGLLMALGLALQIKNNHLQITYYTGILCVFLYIGLLINEILKKNISGLFKATGALAVGVAIAVLCNLGNIYANYEMSKESTRGQSELTQPTQSEKQSSGLDKEYAFAWSYGKMETLSLLIPDIHGGASGGMLSPSSNLYKAIRANAPQAQVDSAGIQAQTYWGDQPFTSGPVYFGAIICFLFVLGLFVIRHPMKWVLLIATVFFIFLSWGHNFELFNDWFFYHFPMYNKFRAVSTALVIPALTMLIVAVWGLKDFFGGEIKEEKLKKSLYISAGITAGISLLLWLAPGIFGFEFTTAADSQWMSQVPDWYYSALLADRKDLLSSDAIRSFFFILLAAGILYSTIALKGDKNKITVYCSVALLLLVITDLWGVDKRYLNNDKFQSKLSYDSNRPFPQTEADKAILQDKHPSYRVLNLNNPFNETKTSYYHKSIGGYHAAKLKRYQELIDYRLQGEINSIIKSFDTQNIDSIIGALQKNTALNMLNAKYIIFHPEQAPLQNPYAMGNAWFVDNYTFVDNADKEIAALNTLDVKTTAVVDKRFEDKLTGFSITPDSTAIIELTEYKPNALKYKSSAQSEQLAVLSEIYYPNGWEAYIDGKPAEYFCADWTLRAIRIPAGQHEIEFKFEPHGYNTARGIASASSGLLVLLLIGGIGSIFYRRKDKHLK; this is encoded by the coding sequence ATGATACAAGAAGAAAAGCCAATACTGAAAAAATTACTACAACACGTTATAGCTATTGTTTGCTTCTTAGCGGTTACCTTCATATACTTTAGCCCTTTGTTAGAGGGAAAGGTTCTCCCGCAAAGTGACGTTCAGCAATACAAAGGAATGTCGCGGGAGTTGGCTCAATATTACGAAAAAGAAGGCCAATCTTCGGCATGGACAGGTTCTATGTTCTCCGGAATGCCTGCTTATCAAATCGGAATCTGGGGTGGATCACCTAATTTCCTTGATTATCTGGAAGCCCCTGTAAAAGCTTTAGGAAGTAGTAGTGCAGGAGCAGTTTTTGCCGGTATGCTTATGGCTTACATCTTATTTTGTGTGATGGGCGTTGGATTTTTTCCTGCCATATTAGGAGCTGTAGCTTATTCTTTATCCTCTTATAATATTATCATACTTGATGCAGGCCACGTTACCAAAGCATGGGCAATAGCCTACCTCCCTCTCATCGTAGCAGGGTTGGCTGCATGCTTTAAACGAAAATATCTCATGGCTGGACTTCTTATGGCTTTGGGACTCGCTTTACAAATAAAGAATAATCACTTACAGATTACCTATTATACAGGAATACTATGTGTATTCTTATACATAGGTCTGCTTATTAATGAAATTCTGAAAAAAAACATATCCGGATTGTTTAAAGCAACAGGTGCTTTGGCCGTTGGTGTCGCAATAGCTGTGCTTTGTAATTTGGGGAATATATACGCCAATTACGAAATGTCGAAAGAAAGTACTCGCGGACAGTCGGAATTAACTCAACCTACACAATCGGAAAAGCAATCATCAGGTCTTGATAAAGAATATGCCTTTGCGTGGAGCTACGGCAAAATGGAAACTTTATCTCTCTTAATCCCTGATATACATGGCGGAGCTTCGGGTGGAATGTTATCACCATCGTCTAACCTTTACAAGGCTATCAGAGCAAATGCCCCTCAGGCTCAGGTTGACTCAGCCGGAATACAGGCACAGACTTATTGGGGAGATCAGCCATTTACTTCAGGCCCGGTTTATTTCGGGGCAATCATTTGCTTCTTGTTTGTGTTAGGACTATTTGTTATCAGACATCCCATGAAATGGGTATTGCTCATCGCAACAGTATTCTTTATATTCTTATCTTGGGGACATAATTTCGAATTGTTCAATGATTGGTTCTTCTACCATTTCCCGATGTACAATAAATTCAGAGCCGTATCCACAGCTCTTGTAATTCCTGCTCTCACCATGCTTATTGTAGCCGTGTGGGGACTGAAAGACTTTTTCGGAGGAGAGATTAAAGAAGAAAAACTAAAAAAATCACTTTATATATCGGCAGGAATAACAGCCGGAATAAGCCTTTTATTATGGTTAGCTCCCGGAATTTTCGGCTTCGAGTTTACTACTGCTGCCGATAGCCAGTGGATGTCTCAAGTACCCGATTGGTACTACTCGGCACTTCTAGCCGATCGTAAAGATTTATTATCTTCTGACGCTATACGCTCATTTTTCTTTATCCTATTAGCAGCAGGAATCTTGTATTCTACCATCGCTTTAAAAGGTGATAAAAACAAGATTACCGTATACTGCTCGGTTGCACTGCTATTATTGGTAATTACCGATCTTTGGGGAGTAGACAAACGCTACCTGAACAACGATAAATTCCAAAGCAAGTTATCATATGATTCAAACCGTCCATTCCCTCAAACGGAAGCTGACAAAGCGATCTTACAGGATAAACATCCGTCGTATCGTGTTTTGAATCTGAATAATCCATTCAATGAAACTAAAACCTCTTATTATCATAAATCTATAGGCGGATACCATGCTGCTAAATTGAAACGTTATCAAGAATTAATTGACTATCGCCTACAAGGAGAAATCAACTCGATAATTAAGTCTTTTGATACTCAGAATATTGACAGTATAATCGGTGCTCTTCAAAAAAATACAGCATTAAATATGCTTAATGCTAAATATATTATATTCCATCCCGAACAAGCTCCATTGCAAAATCCATATGCTATGGGTAATGCCTGGTTTGTGGATAATTACACCTTTGTAGATAATGCCGATAAAGAAATAGCTGCATTAAATACACTTGATGTAAAAACTACCGCTGTTGTAGACAAGAGATTCGAGGATAAGCTAACAGGCTTCTCTATTACTCCTGATTCTACGGCAATTATCGAACTGACCGAATACAAACCCAATGCGTTGAAGTATAAGTCGTCAGCTCAAAGTGAACAATTAGCTGTCTTATCTGAGATATATTACCCTAACGGATGGGAAGCATATATCGACGGAAAGCCTGCTGAATATTTTTGTGCCGACTGGACATTGCGTGCCATACGTATTCCGGCAGGACAACACGAAATAGAATTCAAGTTTGAGCCTCACGGATACAATACTGCCCGTGGTATAGCCTCGGCCAGTAGCGGTTTATTGGTATTATTACTGATTGGAGGTATAGGTTCTATTTTCTACAGAAGAAAAGATAAGCATTTGAAATGA
- a CDS encoding SPOR domain-containing protein, with amino-acid sequence MRKSFYIFLCLSAICFYSNAQSRSIVDDLNTTKAGQGKIVIYQDEGIRSLIGANMMTASISTNPTAVASQLSTTTDVTDAPKNFIRARGYRIQVYSGNDQKVAKNEANSRKGAIQSSFPNMEVTVSYNSPVWRVRAGNFKTQEQASQALSELKAKFPGFKEMRVVDDVVKIPVD; translated from the coding sequence ATGAGAAAATCATTTTATATATTTCTATGCCTTTCTGCTATCTGCTTCTATTCGAATGCACAAAGCAGATCTATTGTTGACGACCTTAATACAACTAAGGCGGGACAAGGAAAAATTGTTATATATCAAGACGAAGGTATAAGAAGCCTCATTGGTGCAAATATGATGACTGCCAGCATATCCACCAATCCGACCGCTGTTGCCAGTCAATTATCAACCACAACAGACGTAACCGATGCTCCCAAAAACTTTATAAGAGCAAGAGGATACCGTATACAGGTTTACTCGGGTAATGATCAAAAAGTGGCTAAAAACGAAGCCAATTCGAGAAAAGGAGCCATACAATCATCATTCCCCAACATGGAAGTAACTGTATCGTATAATTCTCCCGTATGGCGTGTCAGAGCAGGAAATTTCAAAACACAAGAGCAAGCTAGTCAAGCGTTAAGTGAATTGAAAGCCAAATTTCCGGGATTCAAGGAAATGCGTGTCGTTGACGATGTCGTTAAAATCCCTGTAGATTAA
- the tpiA gene encoding triose-phosphate isomerase — protein sequence MRKNIVAGNWKMNKTLQEGLAIVDALKTALAGKTINCDVVLGTPFIHLASASAAIGDQKIGVAAQNCADKASGAYTGEISAAMVASTGAKYVILGHSERRAYYGETDAILKEKVLLALANGLTPIFCIGEVLEEREANKQEAVVKSQIENALFDLSAADFSKLVLAYEPVWAIGTGKTASSEQAQEMHAFIRKTLLEKYGKEVADNTSILYGGSCNASNAKELFANADVDGGLIGGASLEVDKFMPIIEAF from the coding sequence ATGAGAAAGAACATTGTTGCAGGAAACTGGAAAATGAACAAAACTCTTCAAGAAGGTTTAGCTATAGTGGATGCTCTTAAAACAGCATTAGCAGGTAAAACAATCAATTGCGATGTAGTACTTGGTACTCCATTTATACATTTGGCTAGTGCTTCTGCTGCTATTGGCGATCAAAAAATCGGAGTTGCCGCACAAAACTGTGCTGACAAAGCTTCGGGCGCATATACAGGTGAAATATCTGCAGCTATGGTAGCTTCTACCGGTGCTAAATATGTAATATTAGGCCACTCTGAACGTCGTGCTTATTATGGCGAAACAGATGCTATCCTAAAAGAAAAAGTACTTTTGGCTCTTGCTAACGGACTTACTCCTATTTTCTGTATCGGAGAAGTATTGGAAGAAAGAGAAGCTAATAAACAAGAAGCTGTAGTAAAATCTCAAATCGAGAATGCTCTTTTCGACCTTTCTGCTGCTGATTTCTCTAAACTTGTATTGGCGTACGAACCAGTATGGGCAATCGGAACAGGTAAAACTGCATCTTCGGAACAAGCTCAGGAAATGCACGCATTTATCCGTAAAACTCTTCTTGAGAAATATGGTAAAGAAGTTGCCGACAATACATCTATCCTTTACGGTGGAAGCTGTAATGCATCGAATGCAAAAGAACTTTTTGCAAATGCTGATGTAGATGGTGGTCTTATTGGTGGAGCTTCTCTTGAAGTAGACAAATTTATGCCTATTATCGAAGCTTTTTGA
- a CDS encoding bifunctional 2-polyprenyl-6-hydroxyphenol methylase/3-demethylubiquinol 3-O-methyltransferase UbiG codes for MMNTVHIDLCPVCSNGGCTETLICKDHLATGELFSIYQCPGCGFAFTQNFPCENEIGKYYDAPEYISHSDTHQGIINSLYHWARKIALKSKTKIASKYSSKNAETLLDIGSGTGYFLQAMRLKKWIVTGIEKSKPTREYAHKKFGLNIQDAEYLFDMPDKIKDVVTMWHVLEHIEKLNETMANLHRILKNDGVLIIALPNKKSADALAYKEEWAAYDVPRHLWHFSPDDFTYFAEKHNFRIEKTKAMYFDPFYIAMLSEKNKGTFAASLVGLIKGTVYFIQSLFSTRRCSSIIYILKKK; via the coding sequence ATGATGAATACAGTACACATAGATTTATGTCCGGTCTGCTCCAATGGTGGTTGTACAGAGACTCTTATTTGCAAAGATCATTTGGCTACAGGCGAACTGTTTTCAATATACCAATGTCCGGGTTGTGGTTTTGCTTTTACTCAAAACTTCCCTTGTGAAAACGAGATCGGTAAATATTACGATGCCCCCGAATACATTTCACATTCCGATACCCATCAGGGAATTATCAACTCTTTATACCATTGGGCGAGAAAAATAGCATTAAAATCGAAGACTAAAATAGCATCGAAATATTCTTCGAAGAATGCAGAAACCTTACTCGATATTGGTTCGGGAACAGGGTATTTTCTTCAGGCTATGCGTCTTAAAAAATGGATTGTCACAGGTATTGAGAAATCGAAACCAACACGCGAATATGCACATAAAAAATTCGGACTGAATATTCAGGATGCCGAATACCTATTCGATATGCCTGATAAGATTAAGGATGTAGTGACCATGTGGCACGTTTTGGAGCATATCGAAAAACTCAACGAAACGATGGCAAACCTACATCGAATATTGAAAAACGATGGTGTTTTAATTATCGCATTACCCAATAAAAAATCAGCAGATGCTTTAGCTTACAAAGAAGAATGGGCTGCCTATGACGTACCTCGTCATCTATGGCACTTTTCTCCTGACGATTTTACTTATTTTGCTGAAAAACATAATTTCAGAATCGAAAAGACGAAAGCTATGTATTTCGACCCTTTTTATATAGCCATGTTAAGCGAAAAAAACAAAGGGACATTTGCAGCTAGTTTAGTCGGACTCATAAAAGGAACTGTATATTTTATCCAAAGTCTGTTCAGTACCCGCAGATGTAGTTCTATTATTTATATCCTAAAGAAAAAGTAG